The following proteins are co-located in the Megalobrama amblycephala isolate DHTTF-2021 linkage group LG12, ASM1881202v1, whole genome shotgun sequence genome:
- the LOC125279239 gene encoding uncharacterized protein LOC125279239 → MREAGLRVQPNLSRFTVASIIRTFKNENRVERQRHHRGRGRLFTDVQETAIINMVLANNAIRIREIREHILNNDTIFNNINTVSQSTIQRILQRHQVTMKQLYKVPFKRNSDRVKNLRHDFVERVLEMDAHVIRHKFIYVDNTGHILTFLDAIHTMLVPDPDQVPARFVVIWDNVSFHRAVLVQNWFATHPQFVVLYLPPYSPFLNPIEEFFSAWRWKVYDRQPFARMPLLQAMEDACGDIEVASVQGWIRHARRYFP, encoded by the exons ATGAGAGAGGCTGGACTGAGAGTCCAGCCCAACTTGAGTCGATTTACAGTGGCGTCCATAATTCGAACCTTCAAAAATGAGAACAG AGTGGAAAGGCAAAGACATCATCGCGGACGAGGACGCTTGTTTACAGATGTACAAGAGACTGCAATTATAAATATGGTTTTGGCCAACAATGCAATTAGGATTCGAGAGATAAGAGAGCATATCTTGAATAATGACACCATATTCAACAACATCAATACTGTAAGCCAGTCGACCATACAACGCATCCTCCAGCGGCACCAAGTGACGATGAAACAACTTTACAAGGTGCCATTTAAGAGAAACTCTGACAGAGTCAAGAATCTGCGACATGACTTTGTAGAG AGAGTATTGGAGATGGATGCCCATGTAATTCGCCACAAATTTATTTATGTGGACAACACCGGCCATATACTCACTTTTCTGGATGCAATTCACACAATGCTTGTCCCTGATCCAGATCAGGTGCCTGCTAGATTTGTGGTTATATGGGACAATGTTAGTTTTCACCGGGCTGTTCTGGTCCAAAACTGGTTTGCCACCCATCCACAATTTGTAGTTTTGTACCTACCCCCATATTCACCTTTTCTAAATCCCATTGAGGAATTCTTCTCAGCCTGGCGCTGGAAAGTGTATGATCGCCAACCCTTTGCCCGCATGCCGCTTCTCCAGGCAATGGAGGACGCATGTGGGGACATAGAGGTGGCCTCTGTCCAAGGTTGGATACGCCATGCTAGGAGATACTTCCCTTGA